The following are from one region of the Bradyrhizobium septentrionale genome:
- the pdeM gene encoding ligase-associated DNA damage response endonuclease PdeM encodes MRVSRVTVADVGFVADFSGALFWEQQSLLVVSDLHLEKGSSFASCGVLLPPYDTVATLSRLAAVIARHDPRQVIALGDSFHDRNAHERLSEPDREALAALQVRRNWIWISGNHDPALPSDLGGVVATEVAIGPIVFRHEPTGASGEIAGHLHPKARVPTRGRSIERRCFASDGERAVMPAFGAYTGGLSIRDAAFARIFGSPGFMAHVLGDNRVHAFVASRCY; translated from the coding sequence ATGCGCGTTTCGAGGGTCACGGTGGCGGATGTCGGCTTCGTGGCGGATTTCTCCGGCGCGCTGTTCTGGGAACAGCAAAGCCTGCTCGTGGTGTCCGACCTGCATTTGGAAAAGGGCTCGAGCTTCGCTTCCTGCGGCGTGCTGCTGCCGCCCTACGACACGGTCGCGACGCTGAGCCGGCTCGCCGCCGTGATCGCGCGGCACGATCCGCGGCAAGTCATCGCGCTTGGCGACAGTTTTCACGATCGCAATGCGCATGAGCGGCTGTCGGAACCGGATCGCGAGGCGCTCGCGGCGCTGCAGGTGCGGCGCAACTGGATCTGGATCTCGGGCAACCACGATCCGGCGCTGCCGTCCGATCTCGGCGGGGTGGTCGCAACCGAAGTCGCGATCGGCCCGATCGTTTTCCGCCATGAGCCGACGGGCGCGAGCGGCGAGATCGCCGGCCACTTGCACCCCAAGGCCCGGGTGCCGACCCGCGGCCGTTCGATCGAGCGGCGTTGTTTCGCCTCCGACGGCGAGCGCGCGGTGATGCCGGCGTTCGGCGCCTACACCGGCGGCCTGAGCATCCGCGACGCGGCGTTCGCCAGGATCTTTGGATCGCCTGGCTTCATGGCCCACGTGCTTGGCGACAACCGCGTGCATGCGTTCGTGGCGTCACGGTGTTATTAG
- a CDS encoding ligase-associated DNA damage response DEXH box helicase: MSTLDLFSVTPSETADLLPRRFRDWFASRGWSPREHQLALLAKAREARSALLIAPTGAGKTLAGFLPTLAELSGEGPVRDVASHLPLKGGGRLARARNGAPARDGWGSAAGAEQAAAPHPSPPPFRGREPDDLASGEATASARSRPSLSSTGRGVRRSAGLHTLYISPLKALAVDIARNLETPVAEMGLPIRIETRTGDTPVSRRQRQRRYPPDILLTTPEQLALLLASDDAPFLFSSLKRIVLDELHALVTSKRGDLLSLGLARLRTIAPQARAIGLSATVAEPEQLARFLVPQPDGESVSADVVIAGGAAPPVVEMLDTRERLPWSGHSARHALPEVYELIKRNKTTLVFVNTRSQAEMLFQDLWRMNDDGLAIALHHGSLDVAQRRKVEDAMAAGRLRGVVCTSSLDLGVDWGDVDLVINIGAPKGSSRLMQRIGRANHRFDEASRAVLVPANRFEVLECRVAIDAIAENAQDTPPLRSGALDVLAQHVLGCACGKPFLSDELYDEVRTAAPYASLARTDFDDVVAFVATGGYALKTYERFARIKQDKQGRWRVTNPKVRQSYRLNVGTIVEETMLKVRLVRSRAGGTGSTGAIARGGRMLGEIEEVFIEGLVSGDTFVFGGEVVRYEALVEDQVYVSRANDKDAKVPSYMGGKFPLSTYLAERVRKLLDNSRAWNALPDQVHDWLSLQRKFSRVPAVRELLVETFPRGGSHYLVCYPFEGRLAHQTLGMLLTRRLERARARPLGFVANEYAVAVWGVGDLSFMIRQGKLDLNALFDPDMLGDDLEAWLAESALMKRTFRNCAIISGLIARRFTDEEKSRRQVLFSTDLIYDVLRKHQADHVLLRAARGDAATGLLDLRRLSDMLSRIHGRITHKALDRVSPLAVPALLEIGRESVYGEASDELLAEAAEELVREATT; this comes from the coding sequence GTGTCGACGCTCGATCTCTTTTCCGTCACGCCGTCGGAAACGGCCGATCTCTTGCCGCGCCGGTTTCGCGACTGGTTCGCCTCACGCGGCTGGTCGCCGCGCGAGCACCAGCTCGCGCTGTTGGCGAAAGCGCGCGAGGCGCGTTCCGCGCTGCTGATCGCGCCCACGGGTGCAGGCAAGACGCTGGCGGGGTTCTTGCCGACGCTGGCGGAACTGAGCGGGGAGGGACCAGTCCGTGATGTCGCTTCTCACCTCCCCCTGAAAGGGGGAGGTCGGCTCGCTCGGGCACGCAATGGCGCACCTGCGCGGGACGGGTGGGGGTCAGCCGCGGGCGCGGAGCAAGCGGCTGCCCCCCACCCCAGCCCTCCCCCTTTCAGGGGGAGGGAGCCTGACGATCTCGCAAGCGGAGAGGCAACGGCGTCCGCGAGATCGCGCCCCAGCCTCAGCTCCACTGGCCGCGGCGTTCGCCGCTCCGCCGGCTTGCACACGCTTTACATCTCGCCGCTGAAAGCGCTCGCGGTCGACATCGCGCGCAACCTGGAGACGCCGGTTGCCGAGATGGGGCTCCCGATCAGGATCGAGACCCGCACCGGCGACACGCCGGTGTCGCGGCGGCAGCGGCAGCGGCGCTATCCGCCGGACATTCTGCTCACCACGCCCGAGCAACTCGCGCTGCTGCTCGCCTCCGACGACGCGCCGTTTCTGTTCTCCTCGTTGAAGCGCATCGTGCTCGACGAGCTGCACGCACTGGTCACCTCCAAGCGCGGCGATCTGCTGTCGCTCGGGCTGGCGCGGCTCCGGACCATCGCGCCGCAGGCGCGCGCCATCGGCCTTTCGGCAACGGTGGCCGAACCTGAGCAGCTGGCGCGCTTCCTGGTGCCGCAGCCGGACGGCGAGAGCGTGTCCGCCGACGTCGTCATCGCCGGCGGCGCCGCGCCGCCGGTGGTCGAGATGCTCGACACGCGGGAGCGGCTGCCATGGTCCGGCCACAGCGCGCGCCATGCGCTGCCCGAGGTCTATGAGCTGATCAAGCGCAACAAGACCACGCTGGTGTTCGTCAACACCCGCAGCCAGGCCGAGATGCTGTTCCAGGATCTCTGGCGCATGAATGACGACGGGCTTGCGATCGCGCTGCATCACGGCTCGCTCGACGTCGCGCAGCGCCGCAAGGTCGAGGACGCGATGGCCGCCGGCCGTCTGCGCGGCGTGGTCTGCACCTCATCGCTCGACCTCGGCGTCGACTGGGGCGATGTCGACCTCGTCATCAATATCGGCGCGCCAAAGGGCTCGTCGCGGTTGATGCAGCGGATCGGCCGCGCCAACCACCGCTTCGACGAGGCCTCGCGCGCCGTGCTGGTGCCGGCCAACCGGTTCGAGGTGCTGGAATGCCGTGTCGCGATCGATGCCATCGCCGAGAATGCGCAGGACACGCCGCCCTTGCGCTCGGGCGCGCTCGACGTGCTGGCCCAGCATGTGCTCGGCTGCGCCTGCGGCAAGCCGTTCCTGTCCGACGAACTCTATGATGAGGTCAGGACCGCGGCGCCCTATGCGTCGCTGGCGCGGACGGATTTCGACGACGTCGTCGCCTTCGTCGCGACCGGCGGCTACGCGCTGAAGACCTATGAGCGTTTCGCGCGGATCAAGCAGGACAAGCAGGGCCGCTGGCGCGTCACCAATCCCAAGGTGCGGCAGAGCTACCGCCTCAACGTCGGCACCATCGTCGAGGAGACCATGCTGAAGGTGCGGCTGGTGCGGTCACGCGCCGGCGGCACCGGATCGACCGGCGCGATCGCCCGTGGCGGCCGCATGCTCGGCGAGATCGAGGAAGTGTTCATCGAAGGCCTCGTGTCCGGCGACACGTTCGTGTTCGGCGGCGAGGTGGTGCGCTACGAGGCGCTGGTCGAGGACCAGGTCTACGTCTCCCGCGCCAATGATAAAGACGCAAAAGTGCCGTCCTATATGGGCGGCAAGTTCCCGCTCTCCACCTATCTCGCCGAGCGCGTCCGCAAATTGCTCGACAACAGCCGTGCCTGGAACGCGCTGCCGGACCAAGTGCACGACTGGCTGTCGCTGCAGCGAAAGTTCTCCCGCGTCCCCGCGGTGCGCGAACTGCTGGTGGAAACCTTTCCGCGCGGCGGCAGCCATTATCTGGTCTGCTATCCCTTCGAGGGCCGGCTCGCGCATCAGACGCTCGGCATGCTGCTGACGCGCCGGCTGGAGCGCGCCCGCGCCCGTCCGCTGGGTTTCGTCGCCAACGAATATGCGGTTGCGGTCTGGGGCGTCGGCGATCTCTCCTTCATGATCCGGCAGGGCAAGCTCGATCTCAATGCGCTGTTCGATCCCGATATGCTCGGCGACGACCTCGAGGCGTGGCTCGCGGAATCCGCGCTGATGAAGCGGACCTTCCGCAATTGCGCCATCATTTCCGGCCTGATCGCGCGCCGCTTCACCGACGAGGAGAAGTCGCGCCGCCAGGTGCTGTTCTCGACCGATCTGATCTACGACGTGCTGCGCAAGCACCAAGCCGACCATGTGCTGCTGCGCGCCGCGCGCGGCGATGCCGCCACAGGGTTGCTCGATCTCCGCCGCCTCAGCGACATGCTTTCGCGCATCCATGGCCGAATCACCCACAAGGCGCTCGATCGCGTTTCTCCGCTTGCCGTCCCCGCGCTGCTGGAAATCGGCCGCGAGTCAGTTTATGGCGAAGCATCCGACGAGCTCCTGGCCGAGGCGGCCGAGGAACTCGTGCGGGAGGCGACGACATAA
- a CDS encoding LysR family transcriptional regulator: MLDLELLRSFVSVVDAGGFTRAGERVHRTQSTVSQQIKRLEEDVGQPLLIRSGKDVTPTEAGERLLTYARRLLSLAEEARDVVSRPGSEGAIRIGITEDFAAYRLTKLLATFSRSHPNLRLDVRSGQSLFLYRDLERGDLDLALIKRAADEKGGIAVWPERVHWVTSKSHPRDITAGSVPLIGFASGCLYRARAIHALESAGRNWHMAYTSSSLAGIQAAVAAGLGLSILSEMSIQAEHRVLTAKDGFAPIERTEVALVAAPEASPATLRLADRLAEYCESVQAKAA, translated from the coding sequence ATGCTCGACCTGGAGCTGCTGCGCAGTTTCGTCTCGGTGGTCGATGCCGGCGGCTTCACCCGCGCCGGCGAGCGCGTTCACCGCACGCAATCGACTGTCAGTCAGCAGATCAAGCGGCTGGAGGAGGACGTCGGCCAGCCCTTGCTGATTCGCAGCGGCAAGGATGTCACCCCGACGGAAGCCGGCGAGCGGCTGTTGACCTATGCGCGGCGGCTGCTGTCGCTCGCCGAAGAGGCGCGTGACGTGGTGTCGCGCCCCGGCAGCGAAGGCGCGATCCGGATCGGCATCACCGAGGATTTTGCCGCATATCGGCTGACAAAATTGCTCGCGACCTTCTCGCGCAGCCATCCGAATTTGCGGCTCGACGTGCGCTCCGGCCAGAGCCTGTTCCTGTATCGCGATCTGGAGCGCGGCGATCTCGATCTCGCGCTGATCAAGCGCGCCGCCGATGAGAAGGGCGGCATCGCGGTGTGGCCGGAACGCGTCCACTGGGTCACTAGCAAGAGCCATCCGCGCGACATCACGGCCGGCTCGGTGCCGCTGATCGGCTTCGCCTCCGGCTGTCTGTATCGCGCCCGCGCCATCCACGCGCTGGAGAGCGCCGGCCGCAACTGGCACATGGCGTACACCTCCTCCAGCCTCGCCGGCATCCAGGCCGCGGTCGCCGCCGGCCTCGGGCTCAGCATCCTGTCGGAGATGTCGATCCAGGCCGAGCATCGCGTGCTCACCGCGAAGGACGGCTTTGCCCCGATCGAGCGGACCGAGGTCGCGCTTGTCGCAGCCCCCGAGGCCAGCCCCGCGACATTGCGGCTGGCCGACAGGCTCGCGGAGTATTGCGAAAGCGTGCAGGCGAAGGCGGCGTAG
- a CDS encoding methyltransferase domain-containing protein, with translation MAPRLFLSSGDLVADRRYEFARDLQLKGDLPAAAEVLEQAIELVPKFPSAWYTLGKIRLELGQRDAAIAAFRAARDADPEDRHGAGLHLMQLGVEAVSAMPPGYVQTLFDQYAPRFEAALVGDLGYRGPALLFKAVLSVRASAKKPAFFKRAIDLGCGTGLAAGAFAEHVDRFIGIDLSPRMIDKARAAALYAELEVDDMLSGISAKPDASAELILAADAMVYVADLAPVLVEAARVLVPGGVLAFTTETHDGEGVIIGEGLRYAHSTPYVRASVAAAGLTLALLDDLSARNEDNIPAPGLVAVAVKP, from the coding sequence ATGGCCCCCCGCCTGTTTCTGTCCTCCGGCGACCTCGTCGCCGACCGCCGCTACGAGTTCGCACGCGACCTGCAATTGAAGGGCGATCTGCCGGCTGCCGCCGAGGTGCTCGAACAGGCGATCGAGCTGGTGCCGAAATTCCCGTCCGCCTGGTACACGCTGGGCAAGATCCGCCTCGAGCTCGGCCAGCGCGATGCCGCGATCGCTGCCTTCCGCGCCGCGCGCGACGCCGATCCCGAAGACCGCCATGGCGCCGGCCTGCATCTGATGCAGCTCGGCGTCGAGGCCGTCAGCGCGATGCCGCCGGGTTATGTGCAGACGTTGTTCGATCAATATGCGCCGCGCTTCGAGGCCGCGCTGGTCGGCGACCTCGGCTATCGCGGCCCGGCGCTGCTGTTCAAGGCGGTGCTGTCGGTGCGCGCGAGCGCAAAGAAGCCGGCCTTCTTCAAGCGCGCGATCGATCTCGGCTGCGGCACCGGACTGGCCGCCGGCGCGTTCGCGGAGCATGTCGATCGCTTCATCGGCATCGACCTGTCGCCGCGCATGATCGACAAGGCGCGCGCCGCAGCCCTCTATGCCGAGCTCGAGGTCGACGACATGCTCAGCGGCATTTCGGCCAAGCCTGACGCCAGCGCCGAATTGATCCTGGCTGCCGATGCGATGGTCTATGTCGCCGATCTCGCGCCGGTGCTCGTCGAGGCCGCGCGCGTGCTGGTGCCAGGCGGCGTGCTCGCCTTCACGACGGAGACCCATGACGGCGAGGGTGTCATTATCGGCGAGGGACTGCGCTATGCCCATAGTACACCTTACGTGCGCGCCTCCGTCGCCGCCGCGGGGCTGACGCTGGCGCTGCTCGACGATCTCTCGGCGCGCAATGAAGACAATATCCCGGCGCCCGGACTCGTCGCCGTCGCCGTCAAGCCGTGA
- a CDS encoding cisplatin damage response ATP-dependent DNA ligase, with product MNRFAQRLDRLAYEPGRNNKIKLLVAYFRETADPDRGYALAALTGALSFKHAKPGLIRDLITERADPVLFGYSYDYVGDLSETVALMWPKSSPSPACGGGSGWGSLHAIDKRKKPPPGSADRADAPSADPTSPASGRGEEGRKSSLHNNPPPPTLTDVVTTLRTLGKAELPAQLARWLDELDETGRWALLKLVTGAMRIGISARLAKTAAAALGTKDPHEIELMWPGLSPPYLELFAWLEGRGDKPVNRDPTPFRPVMLAHAIEDSDFANLDAADFSAEWKWDGIRVQAVAGRDARGHIQARLYSRTGEDITGSFPDLVPSLHLPGAIDGELLVLREGRVQTFNVLQQRLNRKVVSPTLIKEFPIHLRAYDLLGDDEKDLRELPYVERREHLERFVAKLNDPRIDLSPIVPFASWEELAAARADPKSAGAGDDADAVEGVMLKRRDAPYLPGRPKGPWWKWKRDPHIIDAVLMYAQRGHGKRSSYYSDYTFGVWTRGDNGDELVPVGKAYFGFTDEELLQIDRFVRRNTTEKFGPVRHVVHEPDQGLVLEVAFEGLQRSPRHKSGVAMRFPRISRLRWDKPPREADRLETLERLLMTMTAN from the coding sequence ATGAATCGCTTTGCCCAACGGCTCGATCGCCTCGCCTACGAGCCCGGCCGCAACAACAAGATCAAGCTGCTGGTCGCCTATTTCCGTGAGACCGCGGACCCCGACCGCGGCTACGCGCTGGCAGCACTGACCGGCGCGCTGTCGTTCAAGCACGCCAAGCCGGGATTGATCCGCGATTTGATCACCGAACGCGCGGACCCGGTGCTGTTCGGCTACTCCTATGATTACGTCGGCGATCTCTCCGAGACCGTCGCACTGATGTGGCCGAAGTCTTCCCCCTCTCCCGCTTGCGGGGGAGGGTCGGGGTGGGGGTCTCTCCACGCGATCGACAAGCGGAAAAAGCCCCCACCCGGATCGGCCGACCGCGCTGACGCGCCGTCCGCCGATCCGACCTCCCCCGCAAGCGGGAGAGGTGAAGAAGGCCGCAAGTCCAGCCTCCACAACAACCCGCCTCCACCGACGCTGACGGACGTCGTCACCACGCTGCGCACGCTCGGCAAGGCTGAATTGCCGGCGCAGCTGGCGCGCTGGCTGGACGAGCTCGACGAGACCGGCCGCTGGGCGCTGCTGAAGCTCGTCACCGGCGCGATGCGGATCGGGATTTCCGCGCGGCTGGCGAAGACCGCGGCGGCGGCGCTCGGGACTAAGGATCCGCACGAGATCGAGCTGATGTGGCCCGGCCTGTCGCCGCCCTATCTCGAGCTGTTCGCCTGGCTCGAGGGCCGCGGCGACAAGCCTGTCAACCGCGATCCGACGCCGTTCCGCCCGGTGATGCTGGCGCATGCGATCGAGGATAGCGATTTTGCCAATCTCGACGCCGCCGATTTCAGTGCGGAATGGAAGTGGGACGGCATCCGCGTGCAGGCTGTCGCCGGCCGCGATGCGCGAGGCCACATCCAGGCGCGGCTCTATTCGCGCACCGGCGAGGACATCACCGGCAGCTTCCCCGACCTGGTGCCGTCGCTGCATCTTCCCGGCGCGATCGACGGCGAATTGCTGGTGCTGCGCGAGGGCCGCGTGCAGACCTTCAACGTGCTGCAGCAGCGGCTGAACCGGAAGGTGGTCTCGCCGACGCTGATCAAGGAATTTCCGATCCATCTGCGCGCCTACGACCTGCTCGGCGATGACGAAAAAGATTTGCGCGAGCTGCCCTACGTCGAACGCCGCGAGCATCTCGAACGTTTCGTCGCCAAGCTGAACGATCCGCGCATCGATCTGTCACCGATTGTCCCGTTCGCGAGCTGGGAAGAACTGGCTGCGGCGCGCGCCGATCCGAAAAGCGCCGGCGCCGGCGATGATGCCGACGCGGTCGAAGGCGTGATGCTCAAGCGCCGCGACGCACCGTATCTGCCGGGACGCCCTAAAGGCCCGTGGTGGAAGTGGAAACGCGATCCGCACATCATCGACGCGGTGCTGATGTACGCCCAGCGCGGCCACGGCAAGCGCTCGTCCTATTATTCCGACTACACGTTCGGGGTCTGGACCCGCGGCGATAACGGCGACGAACTCGTGCCGGTCGGCAAGGCCTATTTCGGCTTCACCGACGAGGAGCTGCTGCAGATCGACCGCTTCGTCCGCCGGAACACCACCGAGAAATTCGGCCCGGTGCGGCATGTCGTGCATGAGCCGGATCAGGGGCTGGTGCTCGAAGTCGCCTTCGAGGGCTTGCAGCGCTCACCGCGTCACAAATCCGGCGTCGCGATGCGCTTTCCCCGGATCAGCCGCCTGCGCTGGGACAAGCCACCGCGCGAAGCCGATCGCCTGGAGACACTTGAACGGCTGTTAATGACCATGACAGCGAATTAA
- a CDS encoding ligase-associated DNA damage response exonuclease gives MRPQDILMPVPAGLCCKPGGFHIDPVRPVERALITHGHSDHARAGHGAVLATRETLDMMRLRYGENFAGSTQAVAYGEEIRLGDVTVAFHPAGHVLGSAQISVTCKDTRIVASGDYKDARDPTCAPFELVPCDVFISEATFGLPVFLHGDAAGEVNKLLASVKLFPERAHLVGAYSLGKAQRVIALLREAGYDAPIYLHGAMEKITYYYQERGIALGELRPARGMKKAELAGTITLAPPSATADVWTRRFPDPVTAFASGWMRVRARARQGAIELPLVISDHADWDGLTATIAATGAGEIWVTHGQEDALVHWCKSKGLAARPLDLVGYGDEDEGDTAAVTGEAQPAGEAET, from the coding sequence ATGCGCCCGCAAGACATCCTGATGCCCGTCCCGGCCGGGCTTTGCTGCAAGCCCGGCGGCTTCCACATCGATCCTGTCAGGCCGGTCGAACGTGCCTTGATCACGCATGGCCATTCCGACCATGCGCGCGCCGGTCACGGCGCGGTGCTCGCGACCCGGGAAACGCTCGACATGATGCGGCTGCGCTATGGCGAGAATTTCGCTGGATCGACGCAGGCCGTCGCTTACGGCGAGGAGATCAGGCTCGGCGACGTCACGGTGGCGTTTCATCCCGCCGGGCATGTGCTGGGCTCCGCCCAGATCTCCGTCACCTGCAAGGACACCCGCATCGTCGCCTCCGGCGACTACAAGGATGCGCGCGATCCGACCTGCGCCCCGTTCGAGCTCGTGCCGTGCGACGTCTTCATATCAGAGGCGACCTTTGGCCTGCCGGTGTTTCTCCATGGCGACGCCGCCGGCGAAGTGAACAAGCTGCTGGCATCGGTCAAACTGTTTCCGGAGCGCGCGCACCTGGTCGGCGCCTATTCGCTCGGCAAGGCGCAGCGCGTGATCGCGCTCCTGCGCGAGGCCGGCTACGACGCGCCGATCTATCTGCACGGCGCGATGGAGAAGATCACGTACTATTATCAGGAACGGGGCATTGCGCTCGGCGAGCTCCGGCCGGCGCGCGGCATGAAGAAGGCCGAGCTTGCCGGCACCATCACGCTGGCGCCGCCGAGCGCGACAGCCGATGTGTGGACCCGGCGCTTTCCCGATCCGGTCACGGCCTTTGCGTCGGGCTGGATGCGCGTGCGCGCCCGGGCCCGGCAGGGCGCCATCGAGCTGCCGCTGGTGATATCAGATCATGCCGATTGGGACGGGCTGACGGCGACGATCGCAGCGACCGGCGCCGGCGAGATCTGGGTCACCCACGGCCAGGAAGACGCGCTGGTGCATTGGTGCAAGAGCAAGGGCCTTGCCGCGCGGCCGCTCGATCTGGTCGGCTATGGCGACGAGGATGAGGGCGACACGGCGGCGGTCACCGGCGAGGCCCAGCCCGCCGGCGAGGCCGAAACATGA
- a CDS encoding IS1182 family transposase translates to MAADELFGDLPEQAKPPAEATARGAPRLREPQRDQIALRAVDIESLIGEDHPVRLIWSYVEGLDLSDLEDRIKARGDRPGHPATSPRLLLALWLSATSEGVGSARALERLCESHDAYRWLCGGVSVNYHMLADFRVGCADLLDRLLCEHLAALAKAGLVDLETLAQDGVRVRASAGAASFRREATLDKHLAQAEAVVEDLKGEVEARSDASNQRIRAARERAARERQGRLKAAQTALAEIKQRRKEREEKRGNGKKPKEPRASTTDADARVMKMAGGGFRPAYNVQVTSAAGEQIVTGLNVTSIGSDRGLMRPMLEQQRTRPGGLPKRHLVDGGFGSAEDIEWAHAEGVEVFCPPTQSKHGTDPCLPRRGDGPGVLAWRARMASEAGKARYKTRSTCECIHARWRNWDLRQLTVRGIEKVRAVVLWFALTNNILQGIRLRAA, encoded by the coding sequence ATGGCTGCCGATGAGCTGTTTGGGGATTTGCCGGAGCAGGCAAAGCCGCCGGCTGAAGCGACAGCGCGCGGGGCGCCGCGGCTGCGCGAGCCGCAACGCGACCAGATCGCGTTGCGTGCGGTGGATATCGAGAGTCTGATCGGGGAAGACCATCCGGTGCGCCTGATCTGGTCTTATGTCGAAGGGCTCGATCTGAGCGATCTGGAGGACCGGATCAAGGCTCGCGGCGATCGCCCCGGTCACCCCGCGACATCGCCGCGGCTTTTGCTGGCGCTGTGGCTCTCAGCCACCAGCGAGGGCGTCGGCAGCGCGCGTGCCCTGGAGCGCCTTTGCGAGAGCCACGACGCCTACCGCTGGCTGTGCGGCGGGGTATCGGTGAACTATCACATGTTGGCGGACTTCCGGGTGGGCTGCGCCGATCTGCTCGACCGGTTGCTTTGCGAGCATTTGGCGGCGCTGGCGAAGGCCGGCCTGGTCGATCTGGAGACCCTGGCCCAGGACGGCGTACGGGTCCGCGCCAGCGCCGGGGCCGCCTCATTCCGGCGCGAGGCGACGCTGGACAAGCATCTGGCACAGGCTGAGGCGGTGGTTGAAGACCTCAAAGGAGAGGTTGAAGCACGCTCGGATGCCAGCAATCAGCGCATTCGGGCCGCTCGAGAGCGGGCTGCGCGTGAGCGCCAGGGCCGCCTGAAAGCGGCGCAGACGGCGCTCGCCGAGATCAAGCAACGGCGCAAAGAGCGTGAAGAAAAGCGTGGCAATGGCAAGAAGCCGAAAGAGCCGCGGGCCTCCACGACGGACGCCGATGCACGGGTCATGAAGATGGCCGGCGGCGGCTTCCGCCCCGCTTACAACGTGCAGGTGACGAGTGCGGCCGGCGAGCAGATCGTGACCGGGCTCAACGTTACCAGCATCGGGTCCGATCGCGGCTTGATGCGGCCGATGCTGGAGCAGCAGCGTACGCGCCCCGGCGGTCTACCCAAGCGCCATCTCGTCGACGGCGGCTTTGGCAGCGCCGAGGACATCGAATGGGCGCATGCCGAAGGTGTCGAGGTGTTTTGTCCGCCCACGCAATCCAAGCATGGCACAGACCCGTGCCTGCCGCGACGCGGCGACGGTCCGGGTGTGTTGGCTTGGCGCGCACGGATGGCAAGCGAGGCAGGCAAGGCCCGATACAAAACCCGCTCGACCTGCGAGTGCATCCATGCCCGCTGGCGCAACTGGGACCTGCGGCAATTGACCGTGCGCGGCATCGAAAAGGTCCGCGCCGTCGTGCTCTGGTTCGCCCTCACCAACAACATCTTGCAAGGTATCCGCCTCCGCGCCGCGTAA
- a CDS encoding DUF6460 domain-containing protein yields MPNDVRDLPAGQSDGLYRFLGGSPLAVAFRLILLSILVGVVLAAIGLDPWNILYSIRRLFQSIWDFGFDAINWAWRYFLLGAVIVIPIWLLSRLFGAPRGR; encoded by the coding sequence ATGCCAAACGACGTCAGGGACTTGCCGGCCGGCCAGAGTGACGGCCTGTACCGCTTTCTCGGCGGATCGCCACTCGCGGTGGCGTTCCGGCTGATCCTGCTTTCGATCCTGGTCGGCGTCGTGCTCGCCGCGATCGGCCTGGATCCCTGGAATATTCTCTACAGCATCCGCAGGCTGTTCCAGAGCATCTGGGACTTCGGCTTCGACGCGATCAACTGGGCCTGGCGCTACTTCCTGCTCGGCGCGGTGATCGTGATCCCGATCTGGCTGTTGTCGCGGCTGTTCGGCGCGCCGCGCGGCCGCTGA
- a CDS encoding MBL fold metallo-hydrolase, which translates to MQLRFVGCGDAFGSGGRFNTCFHITGERANFLIDCGASSLPAMKRLDIDRDAIDLILITHFHGDHFAGLPFFLLDAQFSRRTRPLVIAGPQGIETKLPEVMEVMFEHSSKIRQRFDLSVVTLAPQEQRSFGEVTVTPYPVVHGESGGPHLAYRVEAEGRVVSYSADTEWTDALIPAAQDADLFVAEAYTYDKMVKNHLSLTTLEAHLPAINAKRVVLTHMSDDMLGRVDDLPYTAAHDGMVVEF; encoded by the coding sequence ATGCAATTGCGATTTGTCGGCTGCGGCGATGCATTCGGCTCCGGGGGCCGCTTCAACACCTGCTTCCATATCACCGGCGAGCGCGCCAATTTCCTGATCGATTGCGGCGCCTCGTCGCTTCCGGCGATGAAGCGGCTCGATATCGACCGTGATGCAATCGACCTGATCCTGATCACGCATTTCCACGGCGATCACTTTGCCGGCCTGCCGTTCTTCCTGCTCGACGCGCAGTTCTCCCGCCGCACCCGGCCGCTGGTGATTGCCGGGCCGCAAGGCATCGAAACCAAACTGCCCGAGGTGATGGAAGTGATGTTCGAGCATTCCTCCAAAATCAGGCAGCGCTTCGATCTCTCGGTCGTCACGCTCGCACCGCAGGAGCAGCGCAGCTTTGGCGAGGTGACCGTGACGCCCTACCCGGTCGTGCATGGCGAATCCGGCGGGCCGCACCTTGCCTATCGCGTCGAGGCGGAAGGTCGCGTCGTCAGCTACAGCGCCGACACCGAGTGGACCGACGCGCTGATCCCGGCCGCACAGGATGCCGACCTCTTCGTCGCCGAAGCCTATACCTACGACAAGATGGTCAAGAACCATCTCAGCCTGACAACGCTGGAAGCGCATTTGCCCGCCATCAACGCGAAGCGCGTGGTGCTGACCCACATGAGCGATGACATGCTCGGCCGCGTCGACGACCTGCCCTACACGGCGGCACACGATGGCATGGTGGTCGAGTTCTGA